The Bos mutus isolate GX-2022 chromosome 29, NWIPB_WYAK_1.1, whole genome shotgun sequence genome includes the window CATTCTGAGAGGGTAACAAGCATGAAGGaataaatggaggaaataggatGCAAGTATcggacattttttctctctctcttaagcagctgctgctgctgctgctaaatcacttcagtcatttccaactctgtgcaacccaatagacagcagcccaccaggctcctccctccctgggattctccaggcaagaatactggagtgggttgccatttccttctccactcttaagcagcaggaataaaaaaactataaatgttagatttttttccctttctctatacaaatttaaaagaggtttcttttaaagtTCTGTGTTGCCctgatgacacctggttccacctgaacttatcTTAAACCTTGacttaaccaatgcatttttctatggaaatgtttgttttaatctatgttaatgaactatgtatttgccCTAGCCTCTGTGTTCAAGTCAGTTCACCTAAGACTCAAAAccaacttgacaaaccagtatgttttactcatgcaaatgttctcttaagctatgttaatgagactgtatttgcttggaaacctgcctttcttcaagattcatgtcaatcattttacgGCCCAGGACAACTCACCTTccgccaatgttatctcaaaatgcatgttgtggatgaggggcctggtgctagtctctgagttttgagacatttcctttctccaattagcagactgctagtagctatataacatctggctaaagactagcaggggggcactctttctgccctcttctgatgtctatgtcagaagttttctttatatcttttatacttaataaaactttattaaacaaATGCTCTGAGTCATCTATCCTCATCACTAGCCCTGGAttaaattcttctcctctggaggccaagaattcCAGCATCTTTCATGGCTCGGCAGCAACCTTTCAATTCTTTCCCTCAAAAGATGTCAGTGTCATTCATATACTGTgtcacaaaagcaaaaatgattaagaaaaactATGCTGTACATGTAAAATACTCTGACTTGATTTCCTCCTTTTGAAGGAAATCCAAATGATAGACAGGCttattgttaaataaaaaatGCTTAAATTAATAAGCTATCAGCAAACTTGCCTCTCTTAAATTTAAATTGCCAGCCTTAACTATTacaaactgtattttaaatatatttattaattttttcaaataagtaaaatataaaattaactgtGAAGACAATTAATCTTCTctgaaaatgaacacattttatcTGAATTTTTAGGCTCATGAAATTAAACATTAGTGACCACACTAACCCAccgtttgtttttgttgttgctcagttgctaagttgtgccaaCTGTTTTGCAaccacacagactgtagcctgccaggctcctctgtccatgacattcttcaggcaagaatactggagtgggttgccatttcttccttcagggtatcttcccaacccagggactgaactcgagtctcctgcattgtcaggtggtttctttatactgagccaccagggaagttgtaaCTTTGGAAAAcctcaaatatttataaaatacctaACAGAGTGAATGGATGGAGATATGAAACATTTCCAAATGGCTCGACACATGAACTTGCTTAGAAACACATTTGTTATTATAGGGGAAACAagctagaaacagaaaataaaaaaacaaaaggaaactccAACCAAGATCAACTATTTTAAGTAAATATGATCTTTTCAGTGAAAAAGAAGCATGTTGATATTAGAGGTCAGGAGATGGGAGATGAGTGGTCATTTTAACCATAAAACAGGGATTTAGCCATGCTGaacaactaaaaattaaaaaaaaattcaacatatcAGCTATGCTAAATTTCACAACACCCAAATATTGAGTGGAGATTAGGAAaatgatatataataatattgttaaagtatcttggaaattattttcattatattttcacaTATCATATTGAGGAGTTTTAAGGtagtatttttcctttaaaaaaaaatccaacacacTTTGCAATAAAGTCAGTGCCAAAATTTAGTGTATTCACCAGTTTTTTTCAAGTTATCATTATACTACCAGCAGGACTCTGAGGCTTAGCACCATAAAGTGTATATGGAAGTAGCATTTGGAAGTCCACAGAAACAGGAATGATTTAGTTGTTCTCAGGCTCTCCAGTTCTATTGATTTAACTGTTTCAAAAAAGTCCAATAACTTGAGCTTTCATCCTATCCAGAGAAACCCTGTGAGCTCCATAATATATCTAGGCCCTtccaggaaggagaggggagtCATAGATATGGACTTTATTTAtccatcatttttcttctctaaattcCTATTTCCTAACTGAGTTTCAAATGCTCTTAACAATTTTATTACTTGTACCTGCTGCCTTCTTTCCTTGTTCCAAATGTGACCACAGCTTTTTCACCTTCGTTTCCCAAAGCACTATTAATTTACAGTCATGTGCACCATAGCTTTATCAAATATCTATAGACAGTGAAATACATTTACAGTCCTGTATGGAAAGCATACAGATTCACACTATTTGTCTCCTAATGTGCATGAATGCCTCCCACACAAGACCTCTTATTTGTTGAACACGTGTCTTTTTGAGGTCTGTCATAATGACATGATTCTGGACTCTTTTCTCACCCATGTCATATGCTCttaataaaaaaatctcaaattcaattttgttaattttgcaaaaaaaaaaagctccctaTTTGAGTCAATCATCTTACCAATACACTAGTCCAAAAGGCCTTCTTTACCCACTCAAATAAACCCATGAAACTCTTTGCCTAAACAAACCAACaataaaaaagcaagaaacagCATGAGAGAAATTCATGTATTTCCCTGGAATGAACAAAAGTTAAGcttcaaatttaaaatgtcttctcATTAATGATCATACTGAAGCAAATAGAGTAGAATGAAGTGGATGTAAGCAGACTACAAAAGTAGCAGACTTGAAATTAGAAGGCTAACAGTTTAGTCTAGATTTTTCTTTATGAAGCTGTGACATTAAATCATTAACCATTCATTTCACCatctatgaaataaatatatttatatgatctGTCACTTGCTGGTTTCAttgaattaaagtaaaaaaagaaaacacttgccCAAAGAAGCTTGATGTAAAATATTTAGAGatgcaaaataaatttatagtcaatatcttaATGAAGGCTTCAATCTCTGATATTTAAAGGTGACATACTCTTCCTAGTCAGATAATAGAAAAATGGGAGTAAAAACAGTAAAAGCATCTGATACATGCTTCTAAAGCATGCGGAAGATATGCACAACTCCAATAAAATGATGCTACTTTAGCAATATCTAGCTGATTTCATCATTACTGTCTCATTATATCAAAGGTATCTCAAATTTGATCACTTGGAGACCATTTTtcttcagtaaaaattaaaactttgaaatGAAGCTAGAAAATAACAGttacatttataatttaatacTATTAGCTAAAAGGAAAACCAGAGGAGATATTTCACAAatcatttaaggaaaaaagaagtccagacagaaaaattggaaatacaTTATTATAAGAAGGCTTAAATTTTCTTAggcatgttattttaaaaaatagaaaaataaggccatgactaaaaatatttaattgaacaCACAGAATCTCCTTGTCCTGTAACTATATGCACAGACAGATAATGTCTCTGATCAAAATTCTGCCACACATAGGGTTTTTCTCAAAGCAAGCTTAACATCTTTGTTCCTCAAGCTGTAAATTAAGGGATTCATCATGGGAATCACATTTGTGTAAAAGACAGAGGATATTTTCCCATCATCCGCAGACACAGAAGATGGTTTGAGATACACAAATGCACTTGATCCAAAGAACAGAGAAACAGCAATGATGTGGGAACTGCAGGTGCTGAAGGCTTTGGACCTGCCCTCTGTGGAGCTGATGTGGAGGATGTTGGAGAGGATGAGACcataagagacaaagatggtgAGACTGGGCACAGTGATATTGATGCCTGACACAATGATAACTTCCAGCTCAATGATGTAGGTACTTGTGCAGGAGAGCTGGAGGAGAGGGTAGATGTCACACAAATAATGGTTGATGGTGTTTGCATCACAGAAGGTCAGTCTCAGCTTACATCCAATGAGGGTTGTTGCCTCAAAAAATGCCATCAGGTAGGAACCAAGCATAAGGCTGGAACACACTTTAGGGGACATGGCAGTGTTATACAAGAGTGGgttacagatggccacatagcggtcataggccattgaTGTCAGCACATAACTTTCAGAAATACCAAAAAAACACAAGAAGTAAAGCTGGGTCATGCACCCCATGTAGGAGATAATCTTCTTCTCTGATGTGATGTTAATCAGCATTTTAGGTGTAAACACAGAAGAATAACAGAGATCTATGAAGgacaaattaaaaaggaaaaagtacatAGGTGTGTGCAGGTGTGAACTCGACCCAGTTAGGATGATCAAGCTCAAATTTCCCATCACAGTGACCATATACATTACTAAAAACAGGGAAAACAGGGGGAGTTGAAAAACTGATTGGTCTGTTAATCCTGCTAAAATGAACTGAGTCATGAAAGAGTCATTCCCTGGAGCCATTCTTCTCTAAGGGGATCTGTGAAAACAAGGAGAAGGCTTACATAGAGGAAAAAGTA containing:
- the LOC102278259 gene encoding olfactory receptor 8B3 — translated: MAPGNDSFMTQFILAGLTDQSVFQLPLFSLFLVMYMVTVMGNLSLIILTGSSSHLHTPMYFFLFNLSFIDLCYSSVFTPKMLINITSEKKIISYMGCMTQLYFLCFFGISESYVLTSMAYDRYVAICNPLLYNTAMSPKVCSSLMLGSYLMAFFEATTLIGCKLRLTFCDANTINHYLCDIYPLLQLSCTSTYIIELEVIIVSGINITVPSLTIFVSYGLILSNILHISSTEGRSKAFSTCSSHIIAVSLFFGSSAFVYLKPSSVSADDGKISSVFYTNVIPMMNPLIYSLRNKDVKLALRKTLCVAEF